From the genome of Azospira restricta, one region includes:
- a CDS encoding EAL domain-containing protein, whose product MSATARSRAQSLRTRLWAFFSALCLFIAVGALLNLHNLRADQQFLEKSLIPNLLAEQRAEKLRQIVVDMMRMVYQASFERDEALLYEAGAQAAAFFDAHEALGMQLRALPADGPNYAQTLAHHGRIGNSFRHVTSSALSLLADSPRSGRATEADLANLRFSTAALTDELSRFVGILASDIDEVVAATQRRIAQARQQQLASIAVALLAMGAFFVFLSSRLVGPTRALFDFVMRAKHAPLDVAERYQGRHDDEIAALGTGINTLLDRLQEVGVSRDFVDRVFDTAPLALLIVGPDQRIRRSNLSARELHGANPDGERIEQLLVHGEGSEENEGLWRSADGRGVPVLVSTADIFDRQIGGAGLVIGLADLSLRKHTENALRRRERLLQAVAAAGSLLLTRRDDNPIPETLRLVGTAIGADRGNLIEVHAGGDGGPSLASLRHEWCADGIESFLGRQETLNIDWQRTLPRWHAALTAGRPFTTTFDEAGDSEREWLAVRNIASVIALPIRLDGALWGLIAFCDTHQPRRWEEGESEVLQTVAADIGHLILQEQALSQLRLSARVFAESGEAIAVTDARGNFVSVNRAFSEVTGYAPAEVLGKNPRLLQSGRHDRAFYAAMWQQMAATGGWQGEVWNRRKSGEIYPEWLNISAVRSPAGEITHYVAIFSDITERKAAQARIEYLAHHDPLTGLPNRSLLRERLEQEIGRARRNENKVGVLFLDLDRFKTVNDSLGHAVGDRLLREVANRLRGCLRESDVVCRQGGDEFIVLLPELKTTTDAAHAAKKIMEALAHPIDVGEQLVHTSFSIGIALFPEDGHTTSALLKAADLAMYHAKESERGSYRFFTAELNARAVERLELDGKLRDALRLGEFELFFQPQWSLADGRLTGVEALVRWRNGGGLISPARFIPVAEDNGLIIPLGAWILEEACRTAARWRRQGHDLTVAVNVSPVQLRRDDMVARVRDVLARSGLPAHALELEITESLMMGDDLPVLDMLAALKELGIKLAIDDFGTGYSNLAYLKRFNVDRLKIDQSFVRDIDRKPDAAVIVSAVIGMGRRLGLNTLAEGVETEAERTALLHAGCDDVQGYLLGRPMPGKDLDALLTRQLA is encoded by the coding sequence ATGAGCGCCACCGCCCGCTCCCGCGCGCAGTCGCTGCGCACCCGCCTGTGGGCGTTCTTCTCGGCGCTGTGCCTGTTCATCGCCGTCGGCGCGCTGCTCAACCTGCACAACCTGCGCGCCGACCAGCAGTTCCTCGAGAAGAGCCTGATCCCCAACCTGCTCGCCGAACAGCGTGCCGAGAAGCTGCGCCAGATCGTCGTCGACATGATGCGCATGGTGTACCAGGCGAGCTTCGAGCGCGACGAGGCCTTGCTCTACGAGGCCGGCGCGCAGGCGGCCGCGTTCTTCGACGCGCACGAGGCGCTCGGCATGCAGCTGCGCGCGCTGCCGGCCGACGGCCCGAACTACGCGCAGACGCTGGCGCACCACGGGCGCATCGGCAACAGCTTCCGCCACGTCACCAGTTCGGCGCTGTCGCTGCTCGCCGACAGCCCGCGCAGCGGGCGGGCGACCGAGGCCGACCTCGCCAACCTGCGCTTCTCGACGGCAGCGCTGACCGACGAGCTGAGCCGCTTCGTCGGCATCCTCGCCAGCGACATCGACGAGGTCGTCGCGGCGACGCAGCGGCGCATCGCCCAGGCGCGGCAGCAGCAGCTGGCGTCGATCGCCGTCGCACTGCTGGCGATGGGCGCGTTCTTCGTCTTCCTGTCGTCGCGGCTGGTCGGCCCGACGCGCGCGCTGTTCGACTTCGTCATGCGCGCCAAGCACGCGCCGCTGGACGTCGCCGAGCGCTACCAGGGCAGGCACGACGACGAGATCGCCGCGCTCGGCACCGGCATCAACACGTTGCTCGACCGGCTGCAGGAAGTCGGCGTTTCGCGCGACTTCGTCGACCGCGTTTTCGACACGGCGCCGCTGGCACTGCTGATCGTCGGCCCCGACCAGCGCATCCGGCGCAGCAACCTGAGCGCGCGCGAGCTGCACGGCGCCAACCCGGACGGCGAACGCATCGAGCAGCTGCTGGTGCACGGCGAAGGCAGCGAGGAGAACGAGGGCCTGTGGCGCAGCGCCGACGGCCGCGGCGTACCGGTGCTGGTGTCCACCGCCGACATCTTCGACCGGCAGATCGGCGGCGCCGGGCTGGTCATCGGGCTCGCCGACCTGTCGCTGCGCAAGCACACCGAGAATGCGCTGCGCCGGCGCGAGCGGCTGCTGCAGGCGGTCGCCGCCGCCGGCAGCCTGCTGCTGACGCGGCGCGACGACAACCCGATCCCGGAGACGCTGCGCCTGGTCGGCACGGCGATCGGCGCCGACCGCGGCAACCTCATCGAGGTGCATGCCGGCGGCGACGGCGGCCCGTCGCTCGCCAGCCTGCGCCATGAATGGTGCGCCGACGGCATCGAGTCCTTTCTCGGCCGCCAGGAAACGCTGAACATCGACTGGCAGCGCACGCTGCCGCGCTGGCACGCGGCGCTGACCGCCGGCCGGCCGTTCACCACCACCTTCGACGAAGCCGGCGATAGCGAACGGGAGTGGCTGGCCGTGCGCAACATCGCCTCGGTGATCGCGCTGCCGATCCGCCTCGACGGCGCGCTGTGGGGGCTGATCGCGTTCTGCGACACGCACCAGCCGCGGCGCTGGGAGGAAGGCGAGAGCGAGGTGCTGCAGACCGTCGCCGCCGACATCGGCCACCTCATCCTGCAGGAGCAGGCGCTGTCGCAGCTGCGGCTGTCGGCCCGGGTCTTCGCCGAGAGCGGCGAGGCGATCGCGGTGACCGACGCGCGCGGCAACTTCGTCTCGGTGAACCGCGCCTTCAGTGAAGTCACCGGCTACGCACCGGCCGAGGTGCTCGGCAAGAACCCGCGCCTGCTGCAGTCGGGCCGCCACGACCGCGCCTTCTACGCGGCGATGTGGCAGCAGATGGCGGCGACCGGCGGCTGGCAGGGCGAGGTCTGGAACCGGCGCAAGTCGGGCGAGATCTACCCGGAGTGGCTCAACATCTCGGCGGTGCGCAGCCCGGCCGGCGAGATCACGCACTACGTCGCGATCTTCTCCGACATCACCGAGCGCAAGGCGGCGCAGGCGCGCATCGAATACCTGGCGCACCACGACCCGCTGACCGGGCTGCCCAACCGCTCGCTGCTGCGCGAGCGGCTGGAGCAGGAAATCGGCCGCGCGCGCCGCAACGAGAACAAGGTCGGCGTGCTGTTCCTCGACCTCGACCGCTTCAAGACGGTCAACGACTCGCTCGGCCACGCGGTCGGCGACCGCCTGCTGCGCGAGGTCGCCAACCGGCTGCGCGGCTGCCTGCGCGAATCCGACGTCGTCTGCCGCCAGGGCGGCGACGAGTTCATCGTGCTGCTGCCCGAGCTGAAGACGACCACCGACGCCGCGCACGCGGCGAAGAAGATCATGGAGGCGCTCGCGCACCCGATCGACGTCGGCGAGCAGCTGGTGCACACCTCGTTCAGCATCGGCATCGCGCTCTTCCCCGAGGACGGCCACACCACCTCGGCGCTGCTGAAGGCGGCCGACCTCGCGATGTACCACGCCAAGGAGAGCGAGCGCGGCAGCTACCGATTCTTCACCGCCGAGCTGAACGCGCGCGCGGTCGAGCGCCTGGAGCTCGACGGCAAGCTGCGCGACGCGCTGCGCCTCGGCGAATTCGAGCTCTTCTTCCAGCCGCAATGGTCGCTCGCCGACGGGCGGCTGACCGGGGTCGAGGCGCTGGTGCGCTGGCGCAACGGCGGCGGACTGATCTCGCCGGCGCGCTTCATCCCGGTCGCCGAGGACAACGGCCTGATCATCCCGCTCGGCGCCTGGATCCTCGAGGAGGCCTGCCGCACCGCGGCGCGCTGGCGGCGCCAGGGACACGACCTGACAGTGGCGGTGAACGTCTCGCCGGTGCAGCTGCGCCGCGACGACATGGTCGCCCGCGTGCGCGACGTACTGGCGCGCAGCGGGCTGCCGGCGCACGCGCTGGAGCTGGAGATCACCGAGTCGCTGATGATGGGCGACGACCTGCCGGTGCTCGACATGCTGGCGGCGCTGAAGGAACTCGGCATCAAGCTGGCGATCGACGACTTCGGTACCGGCTATTCCAACCTCGCCTACCTGAAGCGTTTCAACGTCGACCGGCTGAAGATCGACCAGTCCTTCGTCCGCGACATCGACCGCAAGCCGGACGCCGCAGTGATCGTCAGCGCGGTGATCGGCATGGGCCGCCGTCTCGGGCTCAACACGCTGGCCGAGGGGGTCGAGACCGAGGCCGAGCGCACGGCGCTGCTGCACGCCGGCTGCGACGACGTGCAGGGCTACCTGCTCGGCCGCCCGATGCCGGGCAAGGACCTCGACGCGCTGCTCACCCGCCAGCTCGCCTGA
- a CDS encoding OmpW/AlkL family protein: protein MHSSLKLLALSAALAAALPAAAQQSAEGNWLVRVRAVHVDTANKSSAIPLLAVPSNAIHVENKTIPELDISYFFTKNIAAELILTVPQKHDVKVTGSALGAFKAGSFYLLPPTLTAQWHFNPDGDFRPYVGAGITYSDYSAVKLSVPGVAKLKLDNDYFGPAVQVGFDYKLTKNLFLNLDVKKAYVRSDLEAEGLGKVSRVKVDPLLIGVGLGWRF, encoded by the coding sequence ATGCATTCCAGCCTGAAGCTTCTCGCCCTCTCGGCGGCGCTTGCCGCCGCCCTGCCCGCCGCCGCGCAGCAAAGCGCGGAAGGCAACTGGCTCGTCCGCGTGCGCGCCGTGCACGTCGACACCGCCAACAAGTCGTCGGCGATTCCGCTGCTCGCCGTGCCGTCGAACGCGATCCACGTCGAGAACAAGACCATTCCCGAGCTCGACATCAGCTACTTCTTCACCAAGAACATCGCCGCCGAACTGATCCTGACCGTGCCGCAGAAGCACGACGTCAAGGTCACGGGCAGCGCCCTCGGCGCCTTCAAGGCGGGCAGCTTCTACCTGCTGCCGCCGACGCTGACCGCGCAGTGGCACTTCAACCCGGACGGCGACTTCCGCCCGTACGTCGGCGCCGGCATCACCTACTCCGACTACTCGGCTGTCAAGCTGAGCGTTCCCGGCGTCGCCAAGCTGAAGCTCGACAACGACTACTTCGGCCCGGCGGTGCAGGTCGGTTTCGACTACAAGCTGACGAAGAACCTGTTCCTCAACCTCGACGTGAAGAAGGCCTACGTGCGCAGCGACCTCGAAGCGGAAGGCCTGGGCAAGGTTTCCCGCGTCAAGGTCGACCCGCTGCTGATCGGCGTCGGCCTCGGCTGGCGCTTCTAA
- a CDS encoding WbuC family cupin fold metalloprotein, translating to MSAGGVVQVRLIDRDLLDAVAADAAARPRRRANHNFHPADDFPAHRLLNAIEPDSYLPPHRHVDPLKDETILVLRGELGVIRFDDAGAVAETWRLAAGGDRLGIDIAHGTWHTVVALAPGTIIFEAKSGPYRPLASAEKAPWAPAEGEPAAVGYWRQLQALFPAA from the coding sequence GTGAGCGCCGGAGGTGTCGTGCAAGTGCGCCTGATCGACCGGGACCTGCTCGACGCGGTCGCCGCCGACGCCGCGGCGCGGCCGCGCCGGCGCGCCAACCACAACTTCCACCCGGCCGACGATTTTCCGGCGCACCGGCTGCTCAACGCGATCGAGCCGGATTCCTACCTGCCGCCGCACCGCCACGTCGATCCGCTGAAGGACGAGACCATCCTCGTCCTGCGCGGCGAGCTGGGCGTGATCCGCTTCGACGACGCCGGTGCGGTCGCCGAGACCTGGCGGCTGGCTGCCGGCGGCGACCGGCTCGGCATCGACATCGCGCACGGCACCTGGCACACGGTCGTCGCGCTGGCGCCGGGGACGATCATCTTCGAGGCCAAGTCCGGCCCCTACCGGCCGCTCGCCTCGGCCGAGAAGGCGCCGTGGGCGCCGGCCGAGGGCGAACCCGCGGCCGTCGGCTACTGGCGGCAGCTGCAGGCGCTGTTTCCCGCTGCCTGA
- the dnaE gene encoding DNA polymerase III subunit alpha produces MSDPRFVHLRLHSEYSVTDGIVRIDDAVARAVADGMPALALTDLNNFFGLVKFYTAARGKGVKPVLGADVWLTHEADPDRPSRLLLLCKNRSGYLQLCEILTRAQLAPRTRGRAEVSRLMLQEVGVDGLIALSGAALGDVGEALLGGNRPLAEGRARAWAEMFPNAYYLEVQRAGHAQQEALVAATADLAADLGLPLVATHPIQFLDRDDFKAHEARVCIAEGYVLGDTRRPKLFTEEQYFKSSAEMAELFADLPEALENSVEIARRCNLEITLGKNYLPLFPTPAGVTLDDHLRNEAAKGLEVRLAQLFPDPEVRQRERPAYDARLKIETDTIVQMGFPGYFLIVADFIMWGKNNGVPVGPGRGSGAGSLVAYSLGITDLDPLQYALLFERFLNPERVSMPDFDIDFCQDNRWRVIEYVREAYGKDAVSQIATFGTMSSKAVIRDVGRVLDMPYNFCDSLSKLIPVEQNKPLSLSKALEVEPQLREKMEAEEEVKELFELAGKLEDLTRNVGMHAGGVLIAPGKLTDFCPLYSADGGASVVSQYDKDDVEKVGLVKFDFLGLRNLTIIDLAVRYVEQLTGTKPDLNALPFTDPAAYQILKDANTTAIFQVESEGMKKLLKKLAPDRFEDIIAVLALYRPGPLGSGMVDDFILRKKGQQKIDYFHPDLQACLEPTYGVIVYQEQVMQISQIIGGYTLGGADMLRRAMGKKKPEEMAKHRETIAEGARKKGYDPALAEQLFDLMTKFAEYGFNKSHTAAYAVVTYHTAWLKAHHCAAFMAATMSSDMDNTDTVKIFYEDTVKNGITVLGPDVNESDYRFVPVDARTIRYGLGAVKGTGQQAVDCILEARRSGGPFVDLFDFCKRVDKRLVNRRTIEALIRAGAFDAIDARDGGEAHRARLLASVGIAMEWAEQAERNAMQAGLFDIGAAAEEHAPQYVEVARWNEKQRLMEEKIALGFFFSGHPFNAVKTEVRRFVRRTLDKLEPSRDLQLMAGLVTATRTKLTTRGKMAFVTLDDGTAPQEVAVYNEVLDAERGKIREDEVLVVEGKVSKDDFAGEGKVRVTAERIMTLADARGRFARELRLSLNGQVSNDRAAAQRLKTLLAAYTPGVCPVRLAYRNGEAQCELALGDGARVRLEDELLNALGEWLSAEAVEIRYQ; encoded by the coding sequence ATGTCCGACCCGCGCTTCGTCCACCTCCGCCTGCACAGCGAGTACTCCGTCACCGACGGCATCGTCCGCATCGATGACGCGGTCGCCCGCGCCGTCGCCGACGGCATGCCGGCGCTGGCGCTGACCGACCTCAACAATTTCTTCGGCCTGGTCAAGTTCTACACCGCGGCGCGCGGCAAGGGCGTCAAGCCGGTGCTTGGCGCCGACGTCTGGCTGACGCACGAGGCCGACCCCGACCGCCCGTCGCGCCTCTTGCTGCTGTGCAAGAACCGCAGCGGCTACCTGCAGCTGTGCGAGATTCTCACCCGTGCACAACTGGCGCCGCGTACCCGCGGCCGTGCCGAAGTGTCGCGGCTGATGCTGCAGGAAGTCGGCGTCGACGGCCTGATCGCGCTCTCCGGCGCGGCGCTGGGCGACGTCGGCGAGGCGCTGCTCGGCGGCAACCGGCCGCTCGCCGAGGGCCGCGCCAGGGCCTGGGCGGAGATGTTCCCGAACGCCTACTACCTTGAGGTGCAGCGCGCCGGCCATGCGCAGCAGGAGGCGCTGGTCGCCGCCACCGCCGACCTCGCCGCCGACCTCGGCCTGCCGCTGGTGGCGACGCACCCGATCCAGTTCCTCGACCGCGACGACTTCAAGGCGCACGAGGCGCGCGTCTGCATCGCCGAGGGCTACGTGCTCGGCGACACGCGCCGGCCGAAGCTGTTCACCGAGGAGCAGTACTTCAAGAGTTCGGCGGAGATGGCCGAGCTCTTCGCCGACCTGCCCGAGGCGCTCGAGAACTCGGTCGAGATCGCGCGCCGCTGCAACCTCGAGATCACGCTCGGCAAGAACTACCTGCCGCTGTTCCCGACCCCCGCGGGCGTCACCCTCGACGACCACCTCCGCAACGAGGCGGCGAAGGGGCTGGAAGTGCGCCTCGCGCAGCTCTTCCCCGACCCCGAGGTGCGCCAGCGCGAGCGCCCGGCCTACGACGCGCGGCTGAAGATCGAGACCGACACCATCGTGCAGATGGGCTTCCCCGGCTACTTCCTGATCGTTGCCGACTTCATCATGTGGGGCAAGAACAACGGCGTCCCGGTCGGTCCCGGCCGGGGTTCCGGCGCCGGCTCGCTGGTCGCCTACTCGCTCGGCATCACCGACCTCGACCCGCTGCAGTACGCGCTGCTGTTCGAGCGCTTCCTCAACCCGGAACGGGTGTCGATGCCCGACTTCGACATCGACTTCTGCCAGGACAACCGCTGGCGCGTCATCGAGTACGTGCGCGAGGCCTACGGCAAGGACGCGGTGTCGCAGATCGCCACCTTCGGCACGATGTCGTCGAAGGCGGTGATCCGCGACGTCGGCCGCGTGCTCGACATGCCGTACAACTTCTGCGACTCGCTCTCGAAGCTGATCCCGGTCGAGCAGAACAAGCCGCTGTCGTTGTCGAAGGCGCTCGAGGTCGAGCCGCAGCTGCGCGAGAAGATGGAGGCCGAGGAAGAGGTCAAGGAACTGTTCGAGCTCGCCGGCAAGCTCGAGGACCTGACCCGCAACGTCGGCATGCACGCCGGCGGCGTGCTCATCGCGCCAGGCAAGCTGACCGACTTCTGCCCGCTCTACTCGGCCGACGGCGGCGCCTCGGTGGTCTCGCAGTACGACAAGGACGACGTCGAGAAGGTCGGCCTGGTCAAGTTCGACTTCCTCGGCCTGCGCAACCTGACCATCATCGACCTCGCCGTGCGCTACGTCGAGCAGCTCACCGGCACGAAGCCCGACCTCAACGCGCTGCCCTTCACCGACCCGGCCGCCTACCAGATCCTGAAGGACGCCAATACGACGGCGATCTTCCAGGTCGAATCGGAAGGCATGAAGAAGCTCCTCAAGAAGCTGGCGCCCGACCGCTTCGAGGACATCATCGCCGTGCTCGCGCTCTACCGTCCCGGCCCGCTCGGCTCGGGGATGGTGGACGACTTCATCCTGCGCAAGAAGGGCCAGCAGAAGATCGATTATTTCCATCCGGATCTGCAGGCCTGCCTGGAACCGACCTACGGGGTCATCGTGTACCAGGAACAGGTGATGCAGATCTCGCAGATCATCGGCGGCTACACGCTGGGCGGCGCCGACATGCTGCGCCGGGCGATGGGCAAGAAGAAGCCCGAGGAGATGGCCAAGCACCGCGAGACCATCGCCGAGGGCGCGAGGAAGAAGGGCTACGATCCGGCGCTGGCCGAGCAGCTGTTCGACCTGATGACCAAGTTCGCGGAGTACGGCTTCAACAAGTCGCACACCGCCGCCTACGCCGTCGTCACCTACCACACCGCGTGGCTGAAGGCGCACCATTGCGCGGCCTTCATGGCGGCGACGATGTCCTCGGACATGGACAACACCGACACGGTGAAGATCTTCTACGAAGACACCGTGAAGAACGGCATCACCGTCCTCGGCCCGGACGTCAACGAATCCGACTACCGCTTCGTTCCGGTCGACGCCAGGACCATCCGCTACGGCCTCGGCGCGGTCAAGGGCACCGGCCAGCAGGCGGTCGACTGCATCCTCGAGGCGCGCAGGAGCGGCGGGCCGTTCGTCGACCTCTTCGATTTCTGCAAGCGCGTCGACAAGCGGCTGGTGAACCGGCGCACGATCGAGGCGCTGATCCGTGCCGGCGCCTTCGACGCGATCGACGCCAGGGACGGCGGTGAGGCGCACCGTGCGCGGCTGCTGGCCTCGGTCGGCATCGCCATGGAATGGGCCGAGCAGGCCGAGCGCAACGCGATGCAGGCCGGCCTCTTCGACATCGGGGCAGCGGCCGAGGAACACGCGCCGCAGTACGTCGAGGTGGCGCGCTGGAACGAGAAGCAGCGGCTGATGGAAGAGAAGATCGCGCTCGGCTTCTTCTTCTCCGGCCACCCGTTCAACGCGGTGAAGACCGAGGTCCGCCGTTTCGTGCGGCGCACGCTGGACAAGCTCGAGCCGTCGCGCGACCTGCAGCTGATGGCCGGGCTGGTGACGGCGACGCGCACCAAGCTCACCACGCGTGGCAAGATGGCCTTCGTCACGCTCGACGACGGGACTGCGCCGCAGGAGGTCGCCGTCTACAACGAGGTGCTAGACGCCGAGCGCGGCAAGATCCGCGAGGACGAGGTGCTGGTCGTCGAGGGCAAGGTGTCGAAGGACGATTTCGCCGGCGAGGGCAAGGTGCGCGTCACCGCCGAGCGCATCATGACGCTGGCCGACGCCCGCGGCCGCTTCGCGCGCGAGCTGCGCCTGTCGCTCAACGGCCAGGTCAGCAACGATCGCGCCGCCGCGCAGCGGCTGAAGACGCTGCTCGCCGCCTACACGCCGGGCGTCTGTCCGGTGCGGCTCGCCTACCGCAACGGCGAGGCGCAGTGCGAACTGGCGCTCGGCGACGGCGCCCGCGTCCGCCTCGAGGACGAACTGCTCAACGCGCTCGGCGAATGGCTGAGCGCGGAAGCGGTCGAAATCCGTTACCAATAA
- a CDS encoding response regulator, protein MSASYHDLSVLLVEPSPVQARIIRDQLAGLDVTRVEVVDSGAAALARLRERPPSLTVSAFYLPDMTGVDLIHALRAEPALADQPFVLISSETRPQVLNPIRQSGACALLPKPFSPAQLEKALRAATDLIEPHEMLEVDADLERLRVLLVDDSANSRHFIRHVLGNLGIEEFIEAADGKQAVAILADTMVDLVITDYNMPEMDGRALVEYIRQQSWQSSVPILMVTSESNMSRLAAVEQAGVSAICDKPFEPQTIKRLIERALAGRES, encoded by the coding sequence ATGTCCGCTTCGTACCACGATCTCAGCGTCCTGCTCGTCGAACCCTCGCCGGTGCAGGCGCGCATCATCCGCGACCAGCTCGCCGGCCTCGACGTCACGCGCGTCGAGGTCGTCGACAGCGGCGCGGCGGCGCTGGCGCGGTTGCGCGAGCGGCCGCCGTCGCTGACCGTCAGCGCCTTCTACCTGCCGGACATGACCGGCGTCGACCTGATCCATGCGCTGCGTGCCGAACCGGCGCTGGCCGACCAGCCCTTCGTGCTGATCTCCAGCGAGACGCGGCCGCAGGTGCTCAACCCGATCCGCCAGTCCGGCGCCTGCGCGCTGCTGCCGAAGCCGTTTTCGCCGGCACAGCTGGAAAAGGCGCTGCGCGCGGCGACGGACCTCATCGAGCCGCACGAGATGCTGGAGGTCGATGCCGACCTCGAGCGCCTGCGCGTGCTGCTGGTCGACGACAGCGCCAACTCCCGCCACTTCATCCGCCACGTGCTCGGCAACCTCGGCATCGAGGAGTTCATCGAGGCGGCGGACGGCAAGCAGGCGGTGGCGATCCTCGCCGACACGATGGTCGACCTGGTGATCACCGACTACAACATGCCGGAGATGGACGGCCGCGCGCTGGTCGAGTACATCCGCCAGCAGAGCTGGCAGAGCTCGGTACCGATCCTGATGGTGACCAGCGAGTCGAACATGAGCCGGCTGGCGGCGGTCGAGCAGGCCGGCGTCTCGGCGATCTGCGACAAGCCCTTCGAGCCGCAGACGATCAAGCGCCTGATCGAGCGGGCGCTGGCCGGCCGCGAGAGCTGA
- a CDS encoding flavodoxin family protein, giving the protein MTKIAIAYHSGYGHTQRQAEAVHAGAAAVAGASAKLYAVDALDDAQWAELDAADAIVFGAPTYMGSASAKFKEFMDASSKRWFTQAWKDKLAAGFTTSASQSGDKLATLLQMMVFANQHGMLWAGLGLMPGNNNSQGSVHDLNRLGGFIGAMAQANADQGAEAMLESDLKTATHLGARVAETAAALRRGRN; this is encoded by the coding sequence ATGACCAAGATCGCCATTGCCTATCACAGCGGCTACGGCCACACCCAGCGCCAGGCCGAAGCCGTCCATGCCGGCGCCGCCGCGGTGGCCGGCGCCAGCGCCAAGCTCTACGCCGTCGACGCGCTCGACGATGCGCAATGGGCCGAACTCGACGCCGCCGACGCCATCGTCTTCGGTGCGCCGACTTACATGGGCAGTGCCTCGGCGAAGTTCAAGGAGTTCATGGACGCGAGCTCGAAGCGCTGGTTCACGCAGGCGTGGAAGGACAAGCTCGCCGCCGGCTTCACCACCTCGGCGTCGCAGTCCGGCGACAAGCTGGCGACGTTGCTGCAGATGATGGTCTTCGCCAACCAGCACGGCATGCTGTGGGCCGGCCTCGGCCTGATGCCCGGCAACAACAACTCGCAGGGCTCGGTGCACGACCTCAACCGGCTCGGCGGCTTCATAGGCGCGATGGCGCAGGCCAATGCCGACCAGGGCGCCGAGGCGATGCTGGAGAGCGACCTGAAGACCGCCACGCACCTCGGCGCGCGCGTCGCCGAGACGGCGGCGGCGCTGCGGCGCGGGCGCAACTGA
- a CDS encoding LysR family transcriptional regulator: MNISLDLLQLLDAIERRGSFAAAAQALHRVPSAVTHAVGKAEEQLGYPLFERVGRRAVLTEAGRSLLDGGRPLLEAATFLERRARQVASGWEAELRIAVDALIPAKRLYPLIEAFYAAGHGTEIRLSSEVLAGCWDALLGGRADLAVGAPGDQPPGGGLTTAPLGEVDFVFAIAPTHPLAAEPEPIPAEQIRRHRAVVLADTTRGLAARSAGLLSGQRALVVPDFDAKVAAHAAGLGVGHLPRALAEREAAAGRLVLRATAEPRPPIGLHLAWCSSHRGQALQWFRERLCRPETRAALLAEALVA; the protein is encoded by the coding sequence TTGAACATATCCCTGGACCTCCTCCAGTTGCTCGACGCGATCGAGCGCCGCGGCAGCTTCGCCGCGGCGGCGCAGGCGCTGCACCGCGTGCCGTCGGCGGTGACGCACGCCGTCGGCAAGGCCGAGGAACAGCTCGGCTATCCGCTGTTCGAGCGCGTCGGCCGCCGCGCCGTGCTCACCGAAGCGGGCCGCAGCCTGCTCGACGGCGGCCGGCCGCTGCTCGAGGCGGCGACCTTCCTCGAACGCCGCGCCCGGCAGGTGGCGAGCGGCTGGGAGGCCGAGCTGCGCATCGCCGTCGACGCGCTGATCCCGGCGAAGCGTCTCTACCCGCTGATCGAGGCCTTCTACGCCGCAGGCCACGGCACCGAGATCCGCCTGTCCAGCGAAGTCCTCGCCGGCTGCTGGGACGCGCTGCTCGGCGGCCGCGCCGACCTCGCCGTCGGCGCACCCGGCGACCAGCCGCCGGGCGGCGGGCTGACGACGGCGCCGCTCGGCGAGGTCGACTTCGTCTTCGCGATCGCGCCGACGCACCCGCTCGCCGCCGAACCCGAGCCGATCCCCGCCGAGCAGATCCGCCGCCACCGCGCGGTGGTCCTCGCCGACACCACGCGCGGCCTCGCCGCGCGCAGCGCCGGCCTGCTCTCCGGCCAGCGCGCGCTGGTCGTTCCCGACTTCGACGCGAAGGTCGCCGCGCACGCCGCCGGCCTCGGCGTCGGCCACCTGCCGCGCGCGCTCGCCGAACGCGAAGCCGCCGCCGGCCGCCTGGTCCTCCGCGCAACGGCCGAGCCGCGGCCGCCGATCGGATTGCATCTGGCGTGGTGCAGCAGCCACCGTGGCCAAGCCTTGCAGTGGTTCCGGGAGCGGCTGTGCCGGCCGGAAACGCGGGCGGCGCTGCTTGCCGAGGCGCTGGTGGCCTGA